The genomic interval tattctatgATGGTTGCGCTCCCTGTTACACATACTTGCAGAGACACAGTAGCCCTCTCGGGCAggcttacaaacacacacacactttcctgaTGTCACTGCAGAGGGCGACAATATGagaacattttgaaattcagtcCCAATATTTGCAGTATCTCTAGAGTTATTAATTGGGAAATCATTACTTTTTTTGGGTTGAGTGGCAATAATTGTTTTAAGCTGCTAAAAAATGTGGAGTTGAGGATTCCTTTATCTCTTGGATAAAACTCTCTTACTCCCCTCGCCGCAGTTGTTACCAACGGACAGCAATCTGAGTAATCTCACTTTGTAAAGGCACCTGCGAGGGCTTTAACTGATCTCCTTTATAGTTCGTTATTGAGCCTTAAGCCATTGCCTCTTAGACAATCCAAAAAACTTCCTCGGTATAGAGCTTGGGGGCGTTGCACACAAAATATCGCTATGTTCAGACAACATTATGTTATTTCACACCCATTAAAATCCATTCCTTCCACCCTCGACACCTTAACTCAATATGGGAAAAACTAAGGATATAAAATAAACCTTGAGAAAAGCTTAATGTTTCCTCTTAATCAAGCAGCCACTCTAATCCCTGCCAGTAAGGGCTTCAAGAATCTTAGCTTTGAGATCACACTtgctttttccttcctctttactgattttatttaaaaattaaaaaataaagatatggCTACATGGATGAACCATCGCTGGCCAAATTTTTCTTGTTAAAATTATCATATTACCAAGATTTGCACATCATCATTCATCCAGAATGGTAGACCACACAGAATTCAAAGAAGTGCCCTTCAATGGCACAAGAAAACTTGCCATCCTGTCCTTtccaatttaatttattactgTTGGGTTTGTCATATAAAGTCTATATTACACTGGATTGTACGAGACCAACCTGATAAACGAGAGACCAGGGCTCAAAAAGAAAATGCCGAAAGCCAGCTTAATCTAGGTTCTGTGTTATGTGCCCTATCACTTTCTTCCGTAAAAGCCATTTGGCTCCAACAATGTGATCGTTCACTGCAATTAAAAAGGCATTTCAGGTTGCAGACAACTTGCTCTCTCCCATCAAGAATATTCATCACTTCCCACCTTCTCTCGCTGATTCTACCTTTTAGAGCTTTGTCCTCAAAGGGCATCAAATATATCtctgatttatatatacaggcAGCGTTTGAACAGCTTTCTAAACTATTCGATTTAccaatgttaaatattttaaatatctcCAACTTAGACACTTTGTCCAGAATAATATTGCTTCCTCTCCAGACAAAACAATCTCAACAAATAATAACATGCTCCTAAACTCACAGAGGTGAAATTGCAGCTTGGAAGAGTCAGATTGACACCAACAAGATCCAGGTTTAGGAATGAAAGCTCAAGTAAGTTTTGTTTCaacttctgtcttttcctcagtctctgctgctgctggcccaTCTAATCAGGAATGGATCAGAGCGGGTTGTAACTAGTACCAGGGAACATCTGTATGACCTGAAATCATTACAAAGCTACCATTTTGTAGGTAAGGTATTATTCTGGTATTTTCTCTCCTTCATGTCATCTCGCAAAACAAAGCTCTTGTTACACTGTTGAGTTGTTTTATGCATCTGTGAGTGAGAACAGTGGCCGGAGGCTTTATGTGTCTGCGTTGTGGAGATATCTCAAGACCACTTCAAGGAATTTCATTGTATTTGGTGCAACATTTgatacaaactcggggatgaactgattagaagttggtggtcaaaggtcaatgtgacCTCTCAAAAGAATTAAAACATTCCAAAACCATTTAACACAAATGTCTAATAGGATAAAATGATGACGTGATGACATTGCATATTCAAATGATCAAAGTGTCATAATGTTGTGGCTGTTATTCAACGCTATAACTCAGGAACAGAAGAGGAGATTGTCACCTTATTTCATGCAGCTTAATTGGTTGGGGGAGGCTTACGACAACAAGGCGGTAATTCTAGTTTCAAATTGATTGGATGAGGCTTTCTTCACCTCAGCATTGTACAAGGTTAATAACAATAGTTTCAGTGTGAGCTGTAATGAATGGTTGAAGCCACTAAGAACCTACTTATTCCACAAACTgtttaaccacacacacactgctttaaagctgctttcactcTTCCCAACAACGTGTATGTAGAAAATGCtgtgaacaaacaaaaacatccagCTTTCTTGTGCAGAGatgtttattcaacattttaattgcTCCATTTCATTGTtaagttaaagaaaaaagttgTTAATTCCTTCATCATGTTAATTTCTGTGTCCACATCTCGGTCCCTAGATGAGAATGGGAAGGACCAGGGTGTGAACGTGCGTCAGAAGGTGAAGGAGCTGGTGGACTTTGTCCAGGACGATGAGAGGCTGAGGGAAGAACGGAAAAAAGCAAAgaagaataaagacaaatacatcGGGGTATCCTCGAACAGTATGGGATACAGAGGTTACTGTAAGTCCTCAGTTGAGTGAGTAATATAAATAGATAATTGATGAAAACATCAGTGttttaattcaatcaaattCTCTTTTTCCCTTGCTCCCATCTCTTCTCCCTTCTTCTTGAATTCCTTCTTTCCAGCGGGAGACAGGTACGACACGGGCGAGAACCAAGGAAAGTGGGATGACGACTGGGATAGGAGTAAAGGGCAGTTCCCATTCAGCGAGAAGTTTGGAGAGATAAGCGACAAAATTGGCAGCACCATAGATGACACCATCAGCAGATttagaaagaaggagagagacgaCTCACCAGATCAATTTAGGTAGGTGATGGAAGAGTTAGAATATTTGATTTGACTCCTATAGAACTTAAAGGCATAAACAATTTTCCAGAAAGGGAAGTTCCAACCACCAAAAGTTTAAACAACAAAAGTTAAGTTTCTGATGCTGTTAAAGGTTATAACATCAGTTTTCCTTGTAAACACAACATGAGCTGTCAAGAGTTTCAATGCACTTTGTTACTGATTCCGAAGTCTTCTTTCTGAAGTCTTAAAACTCTACTACAGGTATGAACACCAATCGTCTAAAATATATTTCTGCATTTGTTGCTCTGATGATGACGGTGGACATTGCTATGTAACGTGTCAGTCCAAAATCTCTGCCTTGTGTCCAACGAGTTGCGACTTTCTCATCCTTTTTGATTCATCATCTTTCATTTGTCTTTGCCATTGAAACAAAAATGGTCAAAAGATGATGATCAGGACATCCAGATCATCATCCACAAGGGTTAAAATAATGATTGATTTTGTTCTTTGACAGCTAGTGAACATATTTATTATGTCCTCACATAACTGGTCTTCTTATCTGACCCTCTATTCTCTAAGCAGTGACCCCGAAGAGGAGCGGGGTCGCTCATCTCAAAACGGCCAGTCTGGAAAAGAGTTCAAAGATGAAGAGACTGTTACCACCAAGAGCGTACAGATAGTTCAAGCAACAGAGACAACGGCAACACGCAAAAGAGGGGGCCCCTCCAAGAAAGTTGACTTGGGGGCTGCAGCCCACTACACAGGAGACAGAAGCCCGAGCACCCCCACCAAACAGGTATCAAGAGCACACAAACAAGCATATAAGTAATATGTAGCTATGTTTATGTTGTGTGCTGATCTTTTCctaaatgttctgtattttagccccagccagcagcagctgcagcagctgccccTCAGCCTTCCAGTAGCGGCCTAGCTGACCTACTAATGGTGGACCCAACACCGAGCCAGCCCACTGCCACAGGTACAATGTCCTTAAATACCCTGATGTATCATTAAAAGGCACTTGTTTGTCTTTCCAGGAGTTTGCCAAGTTGAGTCATACCAGCTGCATTTCTGGTTTTAGCAGGAAAATTGCTCCAAAACATGTTCAGTGCAGCTTAGCACGAGGACTGGAACCTCAGGGAAACAGCAAGTCTCTGCCCAAAAGGGAAAATATGTTCTACTCGTTTTATATTCTTAGCAAACACGATAGATACTAGTAAATCCAGGGAACTCCACAGCGACTACAGGACGAGACTCTTGTTTGCAGTGACAGGGCCCAGCTGCTGATGCGAGCTTCAGAATTTGGGGAcagcagggggagggggagtTGATGTATAGGAACTAAGTGCACCAGATGTTTTTGGAGCAGTCCCTGGTGAATCTAGAGGGCGGGAGCGCCGAACAGATGTTTGGCCTCCTCCACCTATCTACTGCCActgcccctcccttcctcctacATTTGTGACACTGAAGGAATGCTAAGTATGGCAGAATGACACCTGGAGCTTGCTTGTGTAAAATTGACGTGTTTACCTCTGTTTCTCAATGCAGACCTTTTCGGGGGATTTGCTGACTTTTCTTCACCTGCTGCTTCTGTACTCCTCTCCTCAGGATATGGTAGGTTTTAAGtaaggttttttttgttaggagtgcatgtgtgtgctgtgctgTTACAGCCATACTGCTAGAATATTCACAGGGATGCGGGGAGGGAGCCCTGGCCATATGGAGCCTGCTACCTGCTCTGCATAACaagaacagacacacatcaaCTCCTGTTATGGATGACaaggagacagggacagaggaagaagttggtgggggtggaggaagcagagagagccagtgagggagagacacaACAGGGCGAGTTCaatgaaaattgaaaatatGGCACTGGTGGTCACTGAGAATGGCCAGAATAAAGCTAAACTGGCTTCACTGAAGTCTCAGATGTTAATTCTTAATCAATGTGACAGCCACAGATTTGCTTGCGTGACTTTGATTTGCAGATTATAATTACACAGCTCACAGTACAAACAACTGtttaaaaattacaaattcAAACATTGACACAACAGTCTTTTATCTCGTTGCAGCAACACCAGCCTCTAACAGCAATGGAGACTTTGGAGAGTGGAATGCCTTCCCCGGAGGTCAGATGCCAGTATCTGGTCAGACTGCCGACACCAGCACAAATGACCTCTTTGGCACCATTACAGCAGTTCCTGCCACTGTCACGGCACCCGTCCCAGTCTCAGCTCCCGCCTCGGCAGACCTGTTTGATTTGATGGGTCCAACTCAGACCCTCAACTCCTCCCAGAGCCTCAACTTTAGCATGAGCAGCACACAGAGCATGAGCAGCACAATGCTGCCCCAGTCTGCATCGCAGGTATGCATGATtaaactcatacacacactctgctttTAATAATTCAAGGAATTATTTAtcttaacaacacacacaattggAAATTGGTGCGTgcgtgcctgcgtgtgtgtatgcgtgtgtgtgtgtgtgatattaaGCCAAACTGTATTTCTACAACCACAGGGTTAATTTCTCATTTGAGTCAGTAATTTCCCTATAATTTCACTATGAGTGCTTTTAGTAATATTCTGGAGTGTAGAGCCAAACAGATGTGAGAAATCACAACCAACCTGTGACTCCAGCACAAAAGCTTTAATTTTCCACACATGTACTCACTGTTCTCACTGCTTGTTGACCACATCAGTCAGTCTGCTTGTGATAGAGACGTGCATAACTCGCGTGATTGAAAGATGGAGGACAAGCATGATGGTAGAGGGTTAACATGCAGCCTCACCAGATGCTCTCTTCCCCTAGAGACCACCCACTAACCACCCACTCCTCCTGTTACTGACACACAGAATGAGAAAAATGAGGTTTgagttacaaaaaaaaacaataaaaccccaACAAAAGCCTGCATATGCCGATGTTAAGAGGTTGTCGACCTacttaaaacaaaaaactcatTCTTTGATTCActgagaagacacacacaccaattcCTTTTACCCCCGTGACTTGGTATGGTATGTTTTTAATGAGTTCACAACGACACTATTCTTACACTATCAGGTTTAAGTGGGTCAGGCTTAAGGTTTTAAGGCCTTGAATTATGATAGAAACTGTGTCTCTTCAGTGTTGgagtttttctgtatcttatCGCTGTATAGTTCTCTTTAGGTATGGATAACTTGTCTCCATCACACTGAATTTGTGCTTGTGttcctctttgtcttcctcagcCCCTCCAGAACATGGGGGGTTCACTACAGCTGCAGCCTCTCCAGCCCTTCCAGTCTGTGCAGCAGGGAATGGCCTCTCAAGGTGCTGGAGCCATAGCGTCCCTCCCATCCACCTGGTCGGACCACTCTGTTAACATCAGCCTGGATTTCTTGGGGCCAGGAATTCATCCCTCCAAGCCGAACCATCCCAGTCTTAACACTCTCCAACAAGGTGAGAAGAATAGCGACTCTTTTCATTGGTGCCTGTGCAGTGCAGGACAGTAGAACTTAGACCACGGCGTGCTGTGACGAACACTCGTACACGCACGACCAATAGAAGTGAAATGAGGGGTATATGCCGACCTGGCAAGGAAATCATCAATTTCTAGTCAAGGTAGTCATGTCAGGTGTCTTTTTACTCAgattgttgtagttggggaaaatgtataaacaaaagaaaaacagtctgccaacttaaaaaaaattggAGGGAAAACCTATGTCCAAGAATAATGGCATGAAGGCATAAGCCGAAACCACTTTGGGTGCCTGGACCTGGATTCTTCATGCAATTATTTTTGGACATAGGTTTTCCTCAAATTTTTTGACATGTTTTCCCACCTCTGTCACACTGCCAACTTGGCTCTGAACTCAGTAGCCAGCACAGCACAGATTGCTCTCGATCTGAAGGGGCCTCATGCCTTGTCTACACTACTGCagataaggtttttttttaacggATATTCCCCCCTccgttttaaaaaatatctctGTCTGACAAGAACATGCAAAACAACTACAGAAGCTCAAAGAAGCAAGCCGGGCCTGTAGATGACGATAAAGTCTACAGTACATCAATGATCCATCAAATACACTGTGGTCGATCTAATAGTTGGTGAGGCAGATGCCTGTAAATGCAGATAGTGAGTTGCATTAACGGCTAACTTGAGCTGTAAATTTGTAAATAGAGAAATGAATGCTCATTACACAGTGGGCATGTGTGAAGTTAACTGTGCCTTCATTGTTTCCTAAATGCTGAGTCGTACACGTACACACggatacacagatacacagatagCAGAGTTTTTGAAAATCTACATTTGTAAAAATCAGTTTAAGTGGCTTAAAACATAgtttgtgtgtggatgagaGACTGAAACGCAGATAAAAAGTTTGTCTCGCTAAATATCTGCATTAGTGTGCACCGTGCCTTATCCAGGCTTTTCCCACTTTATCAAAGCATTCTGTCTCTTTGGCTCTCTAATTCATTGaattatttctgttgtttccaGGTAACCAGGGAAACATACTCTCTCAAGGAGTTTCTAGCATGAGTCTTGGAACTACAGCAGTGAGACCGCCCGTAAATCCCATGATGCACCCTGGTGCTGGAATGGGCATGGGAATGGGAATGGCTATGACCCCCAACCAGAGTATGATGGCTATGGGCATGAACATGGGGATGCCACAGGGAGGTATGACGATGGGGATGAATCCTGGAATGGTCCAACAGCCCAAACATGATGCCTTTGCTGACTTCGGCAACTTTGGAAAGTGATGGAGCTTGAGAGCAAAGATTGTCAGGAGGAGCAGTgtgggtttctttctttctatctatctctccctctctgtctttctctctccgtccATTGGTGAAGGATTGTTATGAGCTGCAAACAAAGAGTACTTGAATAATGTCAATTATTATATTACCAACACCCTGCAATCTCCTTCTTTTGAAAGTAATGCCGCATAGTGATAAAggtctaagtgtgtgtgtgtgcacgcgtgtgAGTGCTGTTTGAACCAATGATGGACCAGGTCTGGGCTggtggtcaaacacacacactgatagtgTGCCTTGAGTTAGTGATGAATTGGTCAGAAGAAGGTGTGTGCCAGCGTGAGAATGTCAGAGGTATTTGCTTTATAACCTCAATCAAATGAAAACCGGAATagcaaaaaaaatttaaaaaaactatatcCATAGCTGAATAATTTTTTTACTTCACTGTATGGTGACTTTGGATAACATGATCCTCCATTTTAACTTTCTAATGTAGTACAATTTCAGATTTACAAGTTACCTCTTTTTTGTCCTCGTTCTTCCTTTGACCTGTAAATATAAGTCCGGAGCCCTTAAAAATAAGT from Limanda limanda chromosome 10, fLimLim1.1, whole genome shotgun sequence carries:
- the clint1a gene encoding clathrin interactor 1a isoform X2, whose protein sequence is MLNMWKVREMVDKATNVVMNYSELESKVREATNDDPWGPSGQLMTEISRSTFMYEQFPEAMNMLWTRMLRDNKKNWRRIYKSLLLLAHLIRNGSERVVTSTREHLYDLKSLQSYHFVDENGKDQGVNVRQKVKELVDFVQDDERLREERKKAKKNKDKYIGVSSNSMGYRGYSGDRYDTGENQGKWDDDWDRSKGQFPFSEKFGEISDKIGSTIDDTISRFRKKERDDSPDQFSDPEEERGRSSQNGQSGKEFKDEETVTTKSVQIVQATETTATRKRGGPSKKVDLGAAAHYTGDRSPSTPTKQPQPAAAAAAAPQPSSSGLADLLMVDPTPSQPTATDLFGGFADFSSPAASVLLSSGYATPASNSNGDFGEWNAFPGGQMPVSGQTADTSTNDLFGTITAVPATVTAPVPVSAPASADLFDLMGPTQTLNSSQSLNFSMSSTQSMSSTMLPQSASQPLQNMGGSLQLQPLQPFQSVQQGMASQGAGAIASLPSTWSDHSVNISLDFLGPGIHPSKPNHPSLNTLQQGNQGNILSQGVSSMSLGTTAVRPPVNPMMHPGAGMGMGMGMAMTPNQSMMAMGMNMGMPQGGMTMGMNPGMVQQPKHDAFADFGNFGK
- the clint1a gene encoding clathrin interactor 1a isoform X1, which translates into the protein MLNMWKVREMVDKATNVVMNYSELESKVREATNDDPWGPSGQLMTEISRSTFMYEQFPEAMNMLWTRMLRDNKKNWRRIYKSLLLLAHLIRNGSERVVTSTREHLYDLKSLQSYHFVDENGKDQGVNVRQKVKELVDFVQDDERLREERKKAKKNKDKYIGVSSNSMGYRGYSGDRYDTGENQGKWDDDWDRSKGQFPFSEKFGEISDKIGSTIDDTISRFRKKERDDSPDQFSSDPEEERGRSSQNGQSGKEFKDEETVTTKSVQIVQATETTATRKRGGPSKKVDLGAAAHYTGDRSPSTPTKQPQPAAAAAAAPQPSSSGLADLLMVDPTPSQPTATDLFGGFADFSSPAASVLLSSGYATPASNSNGDFGEWNAFPGGQMPVSGQTADTSTNDLFGTITAVPATVTAPVPVSAPASADLFDLMGPTQTLNSSQSLNFSMSSTQSMSSTMLPQSASQPLQNMGGSLQLQPLQPFQSVQQGMASQGAGAIASLPSTWSDHSVNISLDFLGPGIHPSKPNHPSLNTLQQGNQGNILSQGVSSMSLGTTAVRPPVNPMMHPGAGMGMGMGMAMTPNQSMMAMGMNMGMPQGGMTMGMNPGMVQQPKHDAFADFGNFGK